A genome region from Bacteroides stercoris ATCC 43183 includes the following:
- a CDS encoding TonB-dependent receptor, with protein MNNLPNTKRKSENVHSFLAFLLFICFSFTSYYIQAQEVKGITLNVQNETAENVFNQLSIQTGLKFFYDQEIVNSAPRITLKVSNASLQDVLERITLQTKLYFNRDNHTISVGKQKTGQSTSKGIKLRNLKGRVVDQDGEPIIGASVLVKGTTNGVITDMDGNYNLIDVPENALLAFSYIGYQTVELKANGKGLDKIMMKEDNELLDEVVVVGYGVQKKRDVTTAIASIRASDLKGQPVTSMAEAMVGKMPGVQVSQSTGAPGSSLQIKVRGTGTITAGTSPLYVVDGVPLAKEQLNTFNMNDVESIEVLKDASSSAIYGSRGSNGVVLITTKKGQEGRATVSYNGYYGWQTVSKKIDMLNAYEYADLVNDARNNTYVDKMEAVNRKRIAQNKQPLAFSITDSNAIRLQNTGNDYNTIVPVEILPYLRGEKGLVDTDWQDEIFRTAGMQNHSVSVSGGSQKIKYYASVDYLSQDGVIINSDFTRYSSRFNLDVTEGIFKFGLSLNPSVTIENAVNSDGAYNKDGGGIIASALHSAPIFPVYNADGSFCFAQNAWSPNTQTTLEDGSVKKGNSQTQVWNPVALALLQKDETKASRIFGNVYGEVAFMPELKYRANFGVDIYNSSQDTFRPSTIPVANTEGNPESEPEATAKTAKMYNWLFEQTVTYNKDIKGHSISALAGWTMQYQRDESTYAFANGFITNNVPTLNAGTVTRGDSHASEWALLSGLARVQYNYKGKYMVTGALRADGASRFGKDNRWGWFPSVSAGWRLTEEPFMKSLTFIDDLKLRASYGLTGNFRIPNYGAQGEVAYYSYVLGGNSADVVKGAAPKSMPNPELHWEKTAQVNIGFDASLFKNRLTLGLDLYNSNTYDLLLDVPVPMTTGYKTRLENIGKVNNKGVEFNIATNQKMGDFNWSVYFNISKNINEVKELGPGNADIISSGSVSNAYFITRVGEPIGSYYLPVVEGVFKNQEEVDATLHYMDSPTNYGLADTKPGDFKFKDVNGDKVLDISDTDRAIVGNYMPDFTYGFGATLAWKGIDFGIVFQGVQGNEILNLSRRYFYNHEGNMNNYKGALNRWKSEDEPGSGMNVRANRVSKGQNGTTSTWHVEDGSYLRIKNISLGYTLPENWIKKVYLKSARIYCSLQNPFTFTHYEGYNPEVSNRSAVTTNGEDYGVYPLARTTSIGVNLTF; from the coding sequence ATGAATAATCTTCCTAATACAAAAAGGAAATCTGAAAATGTACATTCATTTTTAGCTTTTTTACTTTTCATATGCTTTTCATTTACAAGTTATTATATACAGGCGCAAGAAGTGAAGGGCATAACATTAAATGTTCAGAACGAAACGGCAGAAAATGTCTTTAATCAATTGAGTATACAAACAGGACTGAAGTTTTTCTATGATCAAGAAATTGTTAATTCAGCTCCCCGCATTACCCTCAAAGTATCAAATGCCTCTCTACAGGATGTTTTGGAGCGTATTACTTTACAGACAAAATTGTATTTCAATAGGGATAATCATACAATATCTGTTGGTAAACAGAAAACCGGACAAAGCACTTCGAAAGGTATAAAACTGAGAAATCTCAAGGGAAGAGTTGTCGATCAAGATGGTGAACCTATCATTGGTGCCAGTGTATTGGTAAAAGGCACTACTAATGGTGTAATTACTGATATGGATGGAAATTATAATTTGATAGACGTGCCGGAAAATGCATTACTTGCCTTTTCATATATCGGTTATCAGACAGTAGAGTTGAAAGCCAATGGCAAAGGACTTGATAAAATAATGATGAAAGAGGATAATGAATTGCTGGATGAAGTTGTAGTAGTAGGATATGGTGTACAGAAGAAGCGCGATGTGACAACTGCTATTGCCAGTATACGTGCCAGTGATTTGAAAGGACAGCCTGTAACTTCTATGGCTGAAGCAATGGTTGGCAAAATGCCGGGTGTACAAGTTTCACAATCTACAGGTGCACCGGGTTCTTCTTTACAAATTAAGGTGCGCGGTACAGGTACTATTACTGCTGGAACATCACCGTTGTATGTAGTAGATGGAGTACCTCTTGCCAAAGAGCAACTGAATACTTTCAACATGAATGATGTGGAGTCTATTGAGGTTCTGAAAGATGCTTCCTCTTCTGCTATTTATGGGTCGCGAGGCTCTAATGGCGTAGTGCTGATTACTACCAAGAAAGGACAGGAAGGACGAGCTACGGTTTCTTATAATGGATATTATGGTTGGCAGACTGTATCTAAAAAAATAGATATGCTGAACGCTTACGAATATGCCGATTTGGTAAACGATGCTCGAAATAATACCTATGTAGATAAAATGGAAGCGGTAAACCGTAAACGTATCGCTCAAAATAAACAGCCTTTGGCCTTTAGTATTACTGATAGTAATGCCATACGTTTACAAAATACCGGTAATGATTATAATACGATTGTTCCGGTTGAAATCTTACCTTATCTAAGGGGTGAAAAGGGATTGGTTGATACAGATTGGCAAGACGAGATTTTTCGTACGGCAGGTATGCAGAATCATTCTGTTTCGGTATCTGGTGGAAGTCAGAAGATAAAATATTATGCTTCTGTAGATTACTTGTCACAAGACGGTGTAATTATTAACAGTGATTTTACGAGATATAGTTCTCGTTTTAATCTGGATGTTACTGAAGGTATTTTTAAGTTTGGGCTCTCTTTAAATCCGTCTGTAACGATAGAGAATGCAGTGAACTCTGATGGTGCTTATAATAAGGATGGTGGTGGCATTATTGCTTCAGCTTTGCATAGTGCTCCTATATTTCCTGTTTACAATGCTGATGGTTCTTTTTGTTTTGCACAGAATGCTTGGAGTCCGAATACGCAGACGACACTAGAGGATGGTTCTGTTAAAAAAGGAAATAGCCAAACTCAAGTGTGGAATCCGGTAGCATTGGCTTTGTTGCAAAAGGATGAAACAAAAGCTTCCCGTATATTTGGTAATGTTTATGGAGAAGTAGCTTTTATGCCCGAATTAAAATATCGTGCAAATTTTGGTGTAGATATTTACAACAGCTCACAAGATACATTTCGTCCATCTACTATTCCTGTTGCCAATACGGAAGGTAATCCGGAATCTGAGCCTGAAGCAACAGCCAAAACGGCTAAGATGTATAATTGGTTGTTTGAGCAAACTGTAACCTATAATAAGGATATTAAAGGGCATTCCATTTCTGCGTTGGCAGGGTGGACTATGCAATATCAGCGCGATGAGAGTACATACGCTTTTGCTAATGGATTTATAACAAATAATGTGCCTACTCTGAATGCCGGTACTGTAACGCGCGGAGACTCTCATGCTTCTGAGTGGGCTTTGCTTTCAGGACTTGCTAGAGTCCAATATAATTATAAAGGTAAATATATGGTTACTGGAGCACTTCGTGCAGATGGTGCCTCTCGTTTTGGTAAGGATAATCGTTGGGGGTGGTTCCCTTCGGTATCGGCGGGATGGCGTTTAACGGAAGAGCCTTTTATGAAATCATTGACCTTTATTGATGATTTGAAACTTCGTGCCAGTTATGGTTTGACGGGTAATTTCCGTATTCCCAATTATGGGGCTCAGGGAGAAGTTGCTTATTACAGCTATGTATTAGGTGGGAATAGTGCAGATGTTGTTAAGGGAGCTGCCCCCAAGAGTATGCCTAATCCTGAACTACATTGGGAGAAGACAGCTCAAGTTAATATTGGTTTTGATGCATCATTATTTAAAAACCGTCTGACTTTGGGTTTGGACTTATACAATAGTAATACTTATGATTTATTATTGGATGTTCCGGTTCCGATGACAACAGGGTATAAAACTCGTCTGGAAAATATTGGTAAAGTCAATAACAAAGGTGTGGAATTTAATATTGCTACCAACCAGAAGATGGGTGATTTTAATTGGAGTGTATATTTTAATATTTCGAAAAACATCAATGAAGTAAAGGAACTCGGGCCTGGTAATGCAGATATAATTTCTTCCGGTTCAGTGAGTAATGCTTATTTTATAACCCGTGTAGGTGAGCCTATTGGAAGTTATTATTTACCTGTAGTAGAGGGAGTTTTCAAGAATCAGGAAGAAGTGGATGCAACCTTGCACTATATGGATTCTCCAACAAACTACGGCTTAGCAGACACGAAACCCGGAGATTTCAAGTTTAAAGATGTGAATGGTGATAAAGTGCTTGATATCTCAGATACAGACCGTGCTATTGTAGGTAATTATATGCCGGACTTTACTTACGGCTTTGGTGCAACGTTAGCTTGGAAAGGTATTGACTTTGGCATCGTATTTCAGGGTGTTCAAGGAAATGAAATCTTGAATCTTTCTCGGCGCTATTTTTATAATCATGAAGGGAATATGAATAATTATAAGGGTGCTTTAAACCGTTGGAAGTCGGAAGATGAGCCGGGAAGTGGAATGAACGTGCGTGCCAATCGTGTTAGCAAAGGACAGAATGGTACTACATCTACTTGGCATGTAGAGGATGGTTCGTATTTACGTATCAAGAATATTTCATTAGGATATACATTACCTGAAAATTGGATAAAGAAGGTTTATTTAAAATCTGCTCGTATCTATTGCTCACTCCAAAATCCATTTACATTCACTCACTATGAAGGTTATAATCCAGAAGTTTCCAATCGTAGTGCAGTGACTACCAATGGTGAGGATTATGGGGTTTATCCGTTGGCAAGAACCACCTCTATAGGTGTTAACCTTACGTTTTAA
- a CDS encoding glycerophosphodiester phosphodiesterase family protein, protein MKKIYILLYAVFVALQLSAQDHVAQIREKLMSRDSTSVIVVAHRGDWRNFPENSLEAIDNAIKMGVDIVELDVKKTKDGELILMHDRTLDRTTTGKGLVSENTLSDIRKLNLRNGCNIRTIHKVPTLEEALLHAKGKIMINLDQADLYFDQIYELMKKTGTTKQIIMKGRRPVAEVKKQFGDYLEDVIYMPIVDLDASGAEKHIEAFIKDMSPVAFELLFVKDTNLLPKKLATTLNGRSLIWYNTLWDTMAGGHDDDMSLQNPDSGYGYLIDTLGCRIIQTDRPAYLLDYLRKRKLHD, encoded by the coding sequence ATGAAAAAAATATATATATTATTGTATGCTGTCTTTGTTGCATTGCAACTTTCAGCACAAGATCATGTTGCGCAGATTCGTGAAAAGCTGATGAGTCGCGATTCAACTTCTGTAATTGTAGTGGCTCATCGTGGAGATTGGCGTAATTTTCCTGAAAATTCGTTGGAAGCAATAGATAACGCTATTAAAATGGGAGTAGACATTGTTGAGTTGGATGTTAAGAAAACGAAAGACGGCGAACTGATTCTTATGCACGACCGCACATTGGATCGTACTACTACCGGAAAAGGATTGGTTTCTGAAAACACATTGAGTGATATTCGTAAGTTGAATTTGAGAAATGGTTGTAATATCCGTACTATTCACAAAGTGCCGACTTTGGAAGAGGCATTGTTGCATGCTAAAGGAAAAATCATGATAAATTTGGATCAGGCAGACCTTTACTTTGATCAGATTTATGAGCTTATGAAGAAAACCGGAACTACCAAACAAATTATAATGAAAGGGAGAAGACCGGTTGCCGAAGTGAAGAAACAATTTGGTGATTATTTGGAAGATGTAATTTATATGCCGATTGTTGACCTTGATGCTTCTGGAGCCGAGAAACACATAGAGGCTTTTATTAAAGATATGTCTCCAGTTGCTTTTGAGTTACTATTTGTAAAAGATACAAACTTGCTTCCTAAAAAACTTGCAACTACCTTGAACGGACGTTCTCTAATTTGGTATAATACTTTATGGGATACAATGGCTGGCGGACACGATGATGATATGTCTTTGCAGAATCCGGATTCAGGTTATGGCTACTTAATTGATACATTAGGATGCCGTATCATTCAAACTGACAGGCCTGCTTACTTGCTGGACTATTTACGGAAAAGAAAACTGCATGATTGA
- the hisG gene encoding ATP phosphoribosyltransferase, whose amino-acid sequence MLRIAVQAKGRLFDETMSFLEESDIKLSATKRTLLVQSSNFPLEVLFLRDDDIPQTVATGVADLGIVGENEFMEKAEDAEIVKRLGFSKCRLSLALPKDIEYTGPQWFEGKKIATSYPGILSRYLKEQGVRAEIHVITGSVEVSPGIGLADAIFDIVSSGSTLVSNRLKEVEVVMKSEALLIGNKNMSEEKKEILDELLFRMNAVKTAEDKKYVLMNAPKDRLDEIIAVLPGMKSPTVMPLAQEGWCSVHTVLDEKCFWEIIGKLKALGAEGILVLPIEKMIL is encoded by the coding sequence ATGTTAAGAATTGCAGTACAGGCCAAAGGCCGTCTTTTTGACGAAACAATGTCGTTCCTTGAAGAATCGGATATTAAACTAAGCGCAACGAAACGCACGTTACTGGTACAGTCTTCCAACTTTCCTTTGGAAGTATTGTTTTTGCGCGATGATGATATTCCGCAAACAGTAGCTACGGGAGTTGCCGATTTGGGCATTGTCGGTGAAAACGAGTTCATGGAAAAGGCGGAAGATGCTGAGATTGTAAAGCGTTTGGGATTCAGCAAATGCCGTCTGTCATTGGCTTTGCCTAAGGATATTGAATATACGGGGCCGCAATGGTTTGAGGGTAAGAAGATTGCCACTTCGTATCCCGGCATTCTTTCCCGATACCTCAAAGAACAGGGGGTGAGAGCGGAAATACACGTGATTACCGGTTCGGTGGAGGTCTCTCCGGGGATTGGCCTGGCTGATGCGATTTTTGATATTGTAAGCTCCGGTTCTACTTTGGTGAGCAACCGCCTGAAAGAAGTAGAAGTAGTGATGAAATCCGAGGCTCTGTTGATTGGCAACAAGAATATGAGTGAGGAGAAGAAGGAGATTCTGGATGAATTGTTGTTCCGTATGAATGCGGTAAAGACAGCGGAAGACAAGAAATACGTACTGATGAACGCGCCGAAAGATAGACTGGATGAAATTATAGCCGTACTTCCGGGTATGAAGAGCCCTACGGTGATGCCGTTGGCGCAAGAGGGCTGGTGCTCCGTACATACAGTGCTGGATGAAAAATGTTTCTGGGAGATTATCGGTAAATTGAAGGCATTGGGAGCGGAAGGTATTCTGGTTTTGCCGATTGAAAAAATGATACTTTAA
- a CDS encoding FecR family protein, with translation MKNSENNKSLLRRYLDDLYTMDDARKLLDELQTSEYDTDMLQDLAAEVWEETSLQSPQTDLEREQYKKEARLLLKRIEHKKRMWIRRAALAVSSVAAMVCLVFGSISYIRYIDRTQVSYLEASTSFGERKEVQLPDGTTLILNSCSRVHYPDRFTGKERRIELEGEGYFRVYHNEKQPFVVDTRHFDVRVLGTCFNIKSYSSDEVVSVDVESGKVQVDLPEAMMRLRAKEQVLINTVSGEYNKRREERTMAVWRKGNLRFNSTPIHDVAKELERMYNCRITFAEGQNFDNLISGEHDNKSLDAVLQAVEYTSGIHYKRMGNMIQLYK, from the coding sequence ATGAAAAATAGTGAAAATAATAAATCACTGCTGCGTCGTTATTTGGACGATCTGTATACAATGGATGATGCCCGTAAGTTGTTGGATGAGTTACAGACTTCGGAGTATGATACAGATATGCTTCAGGATCTGGCTGCTGAAGTATGGGAAGAAACTTCCCTGCAATCACCGCAGACAGACCTTGAACGCGAACAATATAAAAAAGAGGCGCGACTGTTATTAAAGCGTATAGAGCATAAGAAACGTATGTGGATTCGTCGGGCTGCATTGGCTGTGTCAAGTGTGGCTGCGATGGTTTGTCTTGTATTTGGCAGTATTAGTTACATTCGTTATATAGATAGAACACAGGTATCTTATTTAGAGGCTTCTACTTCTTTTGGAGAACGCAAGGAAGTACAGCTTCCCGATGGTACGACATTGATATTAAACTCTTGTTCGCGTGTTCACTATCCAGATCGTTTTACCGGTAAGGAACGTAGAATAGAACTGGAAGGTGAAGGGTATTTTCGCGTATATCATAATGAGAAGCAGCCTTTCGTAGTGGATACCCGCCACTTCGATGTGCGTGTCTTGGGTACTTGTTTTAATATCAAATCTTATTCTTCGGACGAGGTAGTATCAGTAGATGTGGAAAGTGGTAAAGTCCAGGTTGATTTGCCGGAAGCGATGATGCGTCTACGTGCTAAAGAGCAGGTGCTTATCAATACTGTTTCAGGAGAATATAATAAGAGACGCGAAGAACGCACTATGGCGGTTTGGCGAAAAGGTAATTTACGTTTCAATAGTACTCCGATACATGATGTGGCTAAAGAATTGGAGCGTATGTATAATTGTCGCATTACTTTTGCTGAGGGACAGAATTTTGACAATCTCATTTCTGGTGAACATGATAATAAGAGTTTGGACGCTGTATTACAGGCTGTGGAGTATACAAGCGGTATTCATTACAAGAGAATGGGGAATATGATTCAGCTCTATAAATAG
- a CDS encoding MFS transporter, giving the protein MLKNIINFYRVSQPKPCNEESLSEQKQRLKRFQWSTFLAATLGYGMYYVCRLSLNVVKKPIVDEGVFSETELGIIGAVLFFTYAVGKFMNGFLADRSNINRFMSTGLLVTALVNLCLGFVHSFILFAVLWGISGWFQSMGAASCVVGLSRWFTDKKRGSFYGFWSASHNIGEAMTFIIVASIVSALGWRYGFLGAGLVGLIGALVVWRFFHDTPQSKGLPAVNAPEKKKEMDALETEEFNRAQKAVLRNPAIWILALSSAFMYISRYAVNSWGVFYLQAEKGYSTLDASFIISISSVFGIVGTMFSGVISDRFFGGRRNIPALIFGLMNVFALCLFLLVPGVHFWMDALAMMLFGLGIGVLICFLGGLMAVDIAPRNASGAALGVVGIASYIGAGLQDVMSGVLIEGNKQLVDGVEVYDFTYINWFWIGAALLSVLLALLVWNARSKE; this is encoded by the coding sequence ATGTTGAAGAATATAATAAACTTTTACAGGGTTTCACAACCGAAACCCTGTAATGAAGAATCTTTGTCCGAACAGAAACAGCGTTTGAAACGTTTTCAGTGGTCTACTTTTCTTGCTGCTACACTTGGTTATGGCATGTATTATGTTTGTCGTTTGAGCCTGAATGTCGTAAAGAAACCGATTGTAGATGAGGGCGTTTTCTCGGAAACAGAATTGGGCATTATCGGTGCTGTGCTGTTCTTTACCTATGCTGTAGGTAAGTTTATGAACGGTTTTCTTGCTGACCGTAGCAATATCAATCGTTTTATGTCGACCGGTTTGCTGGTGACTGCTTTGGTGAACCTCTGTTTGGGATTTGTACATTCTTTTATTCTGTTTGCCGTTCTTTGGGGTATCAGCGGATGGTTTCAGTCTATGGGTGCTGCTTCTTGTGTGGTCGGCTTGTCCCGTTGGTTCACGGACAAGAAACGTGGTTCTTTTTACGGCTTTTGGAGTGCGAGTCACAACATCGGTGAGGCAATGACTTTCATTATCGTAGCCTCTATTGTAAGTGCACTGGGATGGCGTTACGGTTTTCTGGGTGCTGGCCTTGTCGGTCTGATTGGCGCTTTGGTAGTCTGGCGTTTTTTCCATGATACTCCTCAGAGCAAGGGACTTCCTGCTGTCAATGCTCCTGAAAAGAAAAAGGAGATGGATGCTTTAGAGACGGAGGAGTTCAATCGTGCTCAAAAAGCGGTATTGAGAAACCCGGCTATTTGGATACTTGCACTTAGTAGTGCTTTCATGTACATCAGCCGCTATGCGGTAAATAGCTGGGGTGTTTTCTATCTGCAGGCTGAGAAGGGCTATTCTACGTTGGATGCCAGTTTCATTATTTCTATAAGTTCGGTATTCGGCATTGTAGGAACAATGTTTTCTGGCGTTATCTCAGATAGGTTTTTTGGCGGTCGTCGCAATATTCCTGCCTTGATTTTCGGTTTGATGAATGTGTTTGCTCTATGTCTTTTCCTGCTTGTTCCGGGTGTACATTTTTGGATGGATGCTTTAGCGATGATGCTCTTTGGCTTGGGTATCGGTGTGCTAATTTGCTTTCTGGGTGGATTAATGGCTGTGGATATTGCTCCTCGCAATGCTTCGGGTGCAGCTTTAGGTGTGGTAGGTATTGCCAGTTATATCGGAGCAGGTTTGCAGGATGTGATGAGCGGTGTATTGATTGAGGGTAATAAACAGCTTGTTGATGGTGTAGAGGTTTACGATTTTACGTATATCAATTGGTTTTGGATAGGTGCGGCATTGTTGTCTGTTCTGTTGGCTTTGTTGGTATGGAATGCAAGAAGTAAAGAGTAG
- a CDS encoding PaaI family thioesterase: MKKIINPWKNMEGYNCFGCSPDNEAGVRMEFYEDGDEIVSIWKPRPEYQGWLNTLHGGIQSVLLDEICGWVVFRKLQTGGVTSKMETRFRKSISTNDTHLVLRASLREQKRNIAVIEARLYNSMGELCTEATCTYFTFPQEKAEKEMCFHHCDVEPDEILPLV; the protein is encoded by the coding sequence ATGAAGAAGATTATCAACCCATGGAAAAACATGGAAGGTTATAATTGTTTTGGCTGTTCTCCCGATAATGAGGCAGGTGTAAGAATGGAATTCTATGAAGACGGCGATGAGATAGTAAGTATCTGGAAGCCCCGTCCGGAGTATCAGGGGTGGTTGAATACGTTGCATGGGGGTATTCAGTCCGTATTGCTGGATGAAATTTGCGGTTGGGTGGTGTTCCGTAAGTTGCAGACCGGAGGAGTGACCTCTAAAATGGAGACTCGTTTTCGTAAGTCCATATCTACCAATGATACACACTTGGTGTTACGGGCATCGTTGCGTGAGCAGAAACGTAATATTGCCGTTATAGAAGCAAGATTGTATAACAGCATGGGCGAACTCTGTACGGAGGCTACATGTACCTATTTTACTTTCCCGCAGGAAAAGGCGGAAAAGGAAATGTGTTTTCATCATTGTGATGTAGAACCGGATGAAATCTTACCTCTTGTTTGA
- a CDS encoding RagB/SusD family nutrient uptake outer membrane protein: MKKIIISIFTAIALSGCNDFIDLKPVDFPTEETFYTDVKGLEGAIIGIYDELQSSDQYGSKFMTLMEVRGDNVKNDNSGASGGITYQIEVFTETPANSNLSGAWLSLYKTIYRCNLVLQNMEKVQMTEEQRTQIAGQASFVRALCYFNLVRLWGEVPIITKTQTVAEARNNKRSPVSEVYDLIIKDLIVAKGLPEVWDESERGRATSYAARALLAKVYLYMKNYQEVINELTSVVADINAKRNLSLVPMPQTFPNNLKTSKDIIFAVQYLKGGVGESVHQNNRYRNNDNGNIISLEQAEFENNDDNRKVLVAPTGSGQRPGKFDAPATNNETSADFPVMRCAEVMLMYAEAANELSAIPTQEALDALNAVRINANLMGKTLEELSTKEIFRQAVYKERRLELALECDRWFDIVRTGQMTTVFPGIAAYRQLYPIPQTEIENVSDKDGWQNEGYTVE; encoded by the coding sequence ATGAAAAAAATAATAATATCTATTTTTACAGCGATTGCTCTTTCTGGTTGTAATGATTTTATAGATTTGAAACCTGTTGATTTTCCTACAGAGGAAACTTTTTATACGGATGTCAAGGGATTAGAAGGGGCTATTATTGGTATTTATGATGAGTTGCAATCGAGTGATCAATATGGTTCTAAGTTCATGACTTTAATGGAAGTTCGGGGGGATAATGTTAAGAATGACAATTCTGGTGCCAGTGGTGGTATTACCTATCAAATAGAGGTATTTACCGAAACTCCGGCTAATTCCAATTTGTCGGGTGCATGGCTTTCTTTATATAAGACTATTTATCGTTGTAATCTTGTACTCCAAAATATGGAGAAAGTACAAATGACTGAAGAACAACGAACGCAAATAGCAGGACAGGCTTCTTTTGTACGTGCATTGTGTTACTTTAATCTAGTGCGTTTATGGGGAGAGGTTCCTATTATTACAAAAACGCAGACTGTAGCTGAAGCACGTAACAACAAGCGTTCTCCTGTTAGTGAGGTTTATGACTTGATTATCAAAGACCTGATTGTAGCTAAAGGTTTGCCGGAAGTGTGGGATGAATCAGAGCGAGGGCGTGCTACATCTTATGCAGCACGTGCTTTGTTGGCAAAAGTATATTTATACATGAAAAACTATCAAGAAGTGATTAATGAATTGACTTCTGTAGTTGCTGATATCAATGCTAAGCGGAATTTATCTTTGGTACCTATGCCTCAAACTTTTCCTAATAATTTAAAGACTAGTAAAGATATAATTTTTGCAGTCCAGTATCTGAAAGGTGGTGTAGGAGAATCCGTTCATCAGAATAATCGATATAGAAATAATGATAACGGTAATATAATATCTTTGGAACAGGCTGAATTTGAAAATAATGACGATAATCGGAAAGTGTTAGTAGCTCCAACGGGAAGCGGTCAGCGGCCGGGTAAATTCGATGCTCCCGCAACAAATAATGAAACAAGTGCGGATTTCCCTGTTATGCGTTGTGCCGAAGTGATGTTGATGTACGCAGAAGCTGCCAATGAACTTTCTGCCATTCCTACACAGGAAGCTTTGGATGCTTTAAATGCAGTTCGTATTAATGCTAATCTCATGGGAAAGACATTAGAAGAGCTATCTACAAAAGAAATTTTTCGTCAGGCTGTATATAAAGAACGGCGTCTGGAACTGGCTTTGGAATGTGACCGTTGGTTTGATATCGTACGTACCGGACAGATGACTACTGTATTTCCGGGAATAGCTGCTTATCGTCAGTTATATCCGATTCCTCAGACAGAAATAGAGAATGTCAGTGATAAGGACGGCTGGCAGAATGAAGGGTATACGGTTGAGTAA